The Heterodontus francisci isolate sHetFra1 chromosome 13, sHetFra1.hap1, whole genome shotgun sequence genome includes a region encoding these proteins:
- the coa6 gene encoding cytochrome c oxidase assembly factor 6 homolog gives MTAPTAEERKTCWGARDRYWQCLDDNDKDSLECQKFRTVFESSCPQQWIKYFDKRRDYLKYKEKMQSGGFQPQENVTKL, from the exons ATGACTGCTCCAACAGCAGAGGAGAGGAAGACCTGTTGGGGAGCGAGGGATAGATACTGGCAGTGTCTGGATGACAATGATAAGGATTCTTTGGAGTGTCAGAAATTCAGAACGGTATTTGAAAGCAGCTGTCCACAGCAATGG ATAAAGTATTTTGACAAAAGGAGAGACTATTTGAAATACAAGGAGAAGATGCAAAGTGGAGGATTTCAGCCACAGGAGAATGTCACCAAACTATAA